One Spinacia oleracea cultivar Varoflay chromosome 4, BTI_SOV_V1, whole genome shotgun sequence DNA segment encodes these proteins:
- the LOC130472156 gene encoding uncharacterized protein, producing MSINVLHVGIVFMLGWDPSTKEFRKCWGVDLLDNCGIIDEVDGVKEACARRRKNYIHSLQDRNGLTVGDGPKLRHFISEFYLDLFEVHKPPVAQLSYDWSSLHLPSLSEASKDLLMLPFSAQDIRQAMFNIADNKSPGPDGFSAAFFKLHWNVVGDHIVHAIQFFFSHGFMLKDWNRTFLILLLKVLHPDSVSQFRPIGLCNVIYKCIAKCLTHRMQSVLPSLISDTQNAFVPGRLMSDECLIAHELMSYINRAKARKKFFAVVKLDMNKAYDRVRWDFLFQALQEFGFPPYWVHIIRQCITTVSYQVLVNGEPTRSFNPKCGMRQGDPLSPYLFVLCMEVFSALMRRSENDHLIQGISVCRGAPLVSQLFFADDSLLFFRVSPEVCDQVLSVLAEFSSLSGQVINYQKSFVKFSPNTPQDYRDYLASSLRLGQRPSLGPYLGVPVDIARKLANFSTLHLSSATKLVVINSVLVASITHVLSVFLIPKSICDRIDSLCLRFWWRSSAASRGMSMVPSSVIHLPKGMGGLGIQNISTFNQALLAKTAWRIVHHPQLLLSHFILDDVWVSNKLVSFKSSVNGLVCPTHVSSLLDLRSYAWNVGMIRRLFPDEISCHILALERPSCVMDDFMYWKFAPDGTFSVRSAYAMLLQTSHHTASTASVPSSLWWKHLWGMDVLPRFKLFLWKLLRHALPVAASLCQRGMPVDPLCSLCHQDSETITHLFRDCPLIVHLWSSGPLCSFSPSFSLVSFIPWCIQFVANLSSAPRGLLDVFISMLWTIWSLRNQARFRDTAWDPGAFQSVLAGWRIRCSEVRNLHRCVSMSQIRLRSSVRVAPIPELSPGSTASTGSNADVCLLSDGAWMSTSNNAGLGWVLQDPVSLSQVGGGAQACILDSALQAELNACLMGVQMEVRRGFSRILLYSDSSILVGLLTTSHPSPVSVIWMVQRLRDILHDLDWFSVRKVSRQLISPVHILATSARRRQLLRHSF from the exons ATGTCGATCAATGTGCTACATG TTGGGATTGTTTTTATGCTTGGTTGGGATCCATCAACTAAGGAGTTTAGAAAGTGTTGGGGTGTTGATCTGCTCGATAATTGTGGGATCATTGATGAAGTAGATGGGGTTAAGGAAGCTTGT GCTAGAAGGCGCAAAAATTATATTCATAGCTTGCAAGACAGGAATGGGCTAACGGTTGGGGATGGGCCTAAGCTTCGCCATTTCATCTCCGAATTCTATTTGGATCTTTTTGAGGTTCATAAACCTCCAGTTGCTCAACTCAGTTATGACTGGAGTTCTCTCCATCTTCCTTCTTTGTCTGAGGCAAGTAAAGATCTTCTTATGCTCCCTTTTTCAGCCCAGGACATCCGTCAGGCTATGTTTAATATTGCTGATAATAAGTCTCCGGGGCCAGATGGGTTTTCAGCCGCGTTCTTTAAACTTCATTGGAATGTGGTTGGGGACCATATTGTTCATgccattcaattcttcttctctcATGGCTTCATGCTTAAGGATTGGAATCGTACCTTcctgattcttcttcttaaggTGTTACATCCGGATTCAGTTTCTCAGTTTCGACCGATTGGGTTATGTAATGTCATTTATAAATGTATTGCTAAATGTCTCACCCATCGGATGCAGTCTGTGTTGCCTTCCTTGATCAGCGACACTCAGAATGCGTTTGTGCCAGGCCGATTAATGTCTGATGAATGTCTTATTGCCCATGAGCTCATGTCTTACATTAATAGGGCAAAGGCGAGAAAGAAGTTCTTCGCTGTGGTCAAACTTGATATGAATAAGGCCTATGATAGAGTTCGTTGGGATTTTTTATTTCAGGCCTTACAGGAATTTGGATTCCCTCCTTATTGGGTCCACATTATTCGTCAATGTATAACTACAGTCTCTTATCAGGTGTTGGTCAATGGCGAACCAACACGTTCCTTTAACCCTAAGTGTGGTATGCGCCAAGGGGATCCATTGTCTCCATACTTATTTGTCTTGTGTATGGAAGTTTTTTCGGCGTTAATGCGTAGATCTGAAAATGACCATCTTATTCAGGGTATTTCGGTCTGCAGGGGTGCACCGTTAGTTTCTCAATTATTCTTTGCGGATGATTCTCTTCTTTTCTTTAGGGTATCTCCAGAGGTTTGTGATCAGGTGCTCTCTGTCCTTGCAGAATTCAGCTCTTTATCAGGTCAGGTGATTAATTATCAAAAGTCTTTTGTCAAATTCAGTCCTAATACTCCCCAGGACTATCGTGATTATTTGGCTTCTTCTTTGCGACTTGGTCAAAGGCCTTCTTTGGGTCCTTACTTGGGAGTCCCGGTTGATATTG CTCGTAAGCTGGCGAACTTTTCCACTCTTCACCTTTCGTCGGCGACGAAGTTGGTAGTCATCAACTCGGTGTTGGTGGCTTCCATTACTCATGTTCTTTCCGTGTTCTTGATTCCGAAATCTATTTGTGACCGTATTGACAGTTTATGTCTTCGGTTTTGGTGGCGTTCTTCTGCTGCGTCACGAGGTATGTCTATGGTTCCCTCATCCGTCATTCACCTTCCTAAGGGAATGGGAGGATTGGGTATTCAGAACATCAGCACCTTCAATCAGGCTCTGTTGGCTAAAACAGCTTGGCGTATTGTCCACCATCCTCAGTTACTGTTGTCGCATTT CATCCTTGATGATGTTTGGGTTTCTAATAAGCTGGTTTCTTTTAAATCTTCTGTGAATGGGTTGGTTTGCCCAACCCATGTTTCTTCTTTACTTGATCTGCGTTCTTACGCGTGGAATGTGGGTATGATTCGTCGTCTTTTCCCTGATGAGATCTCGTGTCATATTCTGGCTCTAGAGCGACCGTCATGTGTAATGGATGATTTCATGTACTGGAAATTTGCCCCAGATGGAACATTCTCAGTACGCTCGGCTTATGCGATGCTTCTGCAAACTTCTCATCATACTGCCTCCACGGCTTCTGTTCCTTCTTCTCTCTGGTGGAAGCATCTTTGGGGTATGGATGTTCTCCCCCGTTTCAAGCTCTTCCTTTGGAAGTTGCTTCGCCATGCTTTACCGGTTGCTGCTTCGCTTTGTCAACGGGGTATGCCAGTTGACCCACTGTGTTCCTTATGCCACCAGGATTCAGAAACTATCACCCACCTCTTTCGGGATTGTCCTTTGATTGTCCATCTTTGGTCTTCTGGTCCCCTTTGCTCGTTTAGTCCGTCTTTTTCTTTGGTTTCGTTTATTCCCTGGTGTATTCAGTTTGTTGCTAATCTGTCCTCTGCTCCGCGGGGTCTTTTGGATGTGTTCATTTCTATGCTTTGGACCATTTGGAGTTTGCGTAATCAGGCTCGTTTTCGTGACACTGCTTGGGATCCGGGAGCTTTTCAAAGCGTTCTGGCTGGTTGGAGGATTCGGTGCTCTGAGGTTCGGAATCTTCACCGTTGTGTCTCTATGTCTCAGATTCGTCTGCGGAGTTCAGTTCGGGTGGCTCCTATTCCTGAGTTGTctcctggttctactgcttctACTGGCTCGAACGCGGATGTCTGTCTCCTATCAGATGGGGCTTGGATGTCTACTTCTAATAATGCAGGGTTGGGTTGGGTTCTTCAAGATCCGGTTTCTTTATCCCAGGTAGGAGGCGGGGCTCAAGCGTGTATTCTGGATTCCGCGCTTCAGGCAGAGTTGAATGCTTGTTTAATGGGTGTCCAGATGGAGGTTAGGAGAGGTTTTTCGAGGATATTACTTTATTCTGATTCCTCGATCTTAGTAGGTCTGTTGACTACGTCTCATCCAAGCCCAGTTTCGGTGATCTGGATGGTTCAGCGGTTGCGGGATATTCTTCATGACTTGGATTGGTTTTCAGTTCGCAAGGTCTCTCGTCAGTTGATTTCCCCTGTTCATATTCTAGCCACCTCGGCTCGTCGTCGCCAACTTCTCCGTCACAGTTTTTAG
- the LOC130472157 gene encoding extensin-like, producing the protein MTLENGLRRVYTDKEVREMTTVAKMISCLEVYVLHGVDEPDLIPITSAQFEPQRNQEDKQKTPPKSSTTVKPKPEKLTPKRGPPPKPLNTPTRTSLRAPQPRKDSATSSIGATNAEPNPKTQSAPTETQSAPPHTSASTKIPTETTQTPGVFNPKPTPTPGVFNQTQPNPTPEVFNQTQPDPTPEVFNQTQPDPNTKEDYDFYDNRPDSPLPYDEHYEASGGDEVDNQGDGLIYDEEE; encoded by the exons ATGACTTTAGAGAATGGGTTGAGAAGGGTGTATACGGATAAGGAGGTTAGGGAGATGACTACTGTTGCAAAAATGATTAGCTGTTTGGAGGTGTATGTATTACATGGAGTAGATGAACCAGATTTGATTCCCATTACCTCCGCACAATTTGAACCACAAAGAAACCAAGAAGATAAGCAAAAAACACCACCAAAAAGTTCCACCACTGTAAAACCCAAACCTGAGAAATTAACTCCTAAGAGGGGTCCACCACCTAAGCCACTAAATACCCCAACCAGGACCAGTCTTAGGGCACCACAACCCAGAAAAGATTCTGCCACCTCATCTATAGGTGCTACAAATGCAGAACCTAACCCTAAAACACAATCTGCCCCCACTGAAACACAATCTGCCCCACCTCACACAAGTGCAAGTACTAAGATTCCAACTGAAACTACCCAAACCCCTGGAGTTTTCAACCCAAAACCAACCCCAACCCCTGGAGTTTTCAACCAAACACAACCAAACCCAACCCCTGAAGTTTTCAACCAGACACAACCAGACCCAACCCCTGAAGTTTTCAACCAGACACAACCAGACCCAAACACTAAAGAAGATTATGATTTCTATGATAATAGGCCTGATAGTCCACTGCCATATGATGAAC ATTATGAGGCATCTGGTGGAGATGAGGTTGACAATCAAGGTGATGGACTTATTTATGACGAGGAAGAATAA
- the LOC130459495 gene encoding uncharacterized protein, producing METCNNSNNKLKIIHSRMVTIDEDELECLRKLAEPKPTTTNHRRQKVTPPPTNTRSSRLSTGNCNNNIKISNDDHHHHFYEENKKKLESKKSEDINESAEKFIQKFKQQLLLQRLESIENVEQMLERGL from the coding sequence ATGGAAACctgcaacaacagcaacaacaagctTAAGATCATTCATTCGAGAATGGTAACAATAGACGAAGACGAGCTCGAATGTCTTCGGAAATTAGCCGAACCAAAACCAACCACCACTAATCACCGTCGTCAAAAGGTTACGCCGCCGCCTACTAACACCAGGTCATCTAGATTGTCTACTGGTAATTgtaacaataatattaaaatatctaatgatgatcatcatcatcatttttATGAGGAGAACAAAAAGAAGCTAGAGAGTAAGAAATCTGAGGATATCAATGAAAGTGCTGAGAAATTTATCCAGAAATTTAAGCAACAGTTGCTTCTTCAACGCCTCGAATCGATCGAGAATGTTGAGCAGATGCTTGAAAGAGGGCTTTGA